AAGTCGCCTCGGCCTTCGCGGATCTGCTCGAGCGTCTGGCTGTCGACGTACGCGTCGCCGTTCTCGATCATCTTCACGGCGAACGCGTAGAGCTGCTCGAAGTAGTCCGAAGCGAATTTGACCTCGCCGGCCCACGAGAAGCCGAGCCACTTCACGTCCTCCTTGATGGCCTCGACGTACTCGACGTCCTCGGCCTCGGGGTTCGTGTCGTCGAACCGGAGGTTGCACGTGCCGCCGAACGCCTCGGCGAGGCCGAAATTCAGGCAGATCGACTTGGCGTGGCCGATGTGGAGGTACCCGTTCGGCTCGGGCGGGAAGCGGGTCGCGACCCGGGCCTTGCCGGCCTCGACGTCCGCGCGGACGAGCTCCTCCACGAAATTGCCGGGGTTGTCGCTCTCGGGCGTTTTGGGCTCGGTTGCCATGACCCAGGGACCATAGCGCGGCTTCGGGCGGATTCGGAGCGGATCCGCGGGGCGGTCAGGTGTCGTCGGGGTCGACCCCGAGCTCGCGCAGCCGCTTGGCGAGCCGCTCGGCGCGGGCCTCGGCTTCTTCGCGTGCGCGGTCGGCTTCTTCGCGAGCGCGGTCGGCTTCTTCGCGAGCGCGGTCGGCCTCTTCGCGTGCACGGTCGGCTTCTTCGCGAGCGCGGTCGGCTTCTTCGCGTGCGCGGTCCGTGGTCTCCACGCGCGTCGTGAGATCGTCCATCATGCCCTCGAGCCGGACGATGAGCTCGGAGGCCTCCGGCAGCGCGGCCGAGCCGTGGAAGAAGCGCACGCGCCCCGCTTCGAGCGAGAGATCGAGGCCGAGCACCTTGGAGGTCCAGCGACCGCCCTGCGGGACGATGGGGGTGTAGGTCGAATCGCCGGGGGCGAGCCGGTAGCCGATGAGCCGCGAGGTGCGCGCGTCCAACACGAAGTACTCGGGGATGCCGAGCCGCGCGAAGAGCACGACGTTGCGTTCGAGGTCCTTTTTCGGGTCGCCGTGGAGAGTGATCTCGAGGGCCAGATCCACGCCGCGCTTCTCTTGGGAGACGGCCCAACGCTCGCGCGGATGCGGATCGACGTCGAGCACGGCGATGAGGTCGGGGGCGAAGACCCGCTCGCCGGGGTAGTACACCGGCAGCTCGGACCCGAGGTAGACGCCTCGGCCGATGCGGCGGAAGTACTCGCCGAGGGCCTCGCGTGCCTTGATTTTGGGGAGAAAATGCCTGTCTCCCTCCGGAGGGTGGGCGCGCGGGATCTCGGAGGGGAGGGACGCTATGACCTTCGCGCGCTCGGCCTCGGTCATGGCCTCCCACACGTCCGCGGGCGGCGCCCTCGGGTCATCGGCGTCGACCTTGAATCCCTTGGTGGTCATCTCCCACGGGAGCATAGCGCGACCCCGGGCACCCGTGCCACGCCGGGGGTCCGCCGAGGCTCAGGTCGCGGGTCAGGTCGTGGCGCGCGGGCGGTTCGGGTCGTTGAGGGCCTCGAGGATGATGACGGCCGTCTCCTCGATGGCGCGCCCCGTGACGTCGACCACGGGCCATTGCGGGTGCTTCGCGAAGATTTTGTGGGCGTAGTCGAGCTCCTCTTTGACCTGCTCTTTGAGGCCGTAGCTCGCGTCCACGCTCATGCCGAGCTGCTTCAGGCGCGCCTTGCGGATCTCGACGAGGGGCTCGAGGCCGATCGTGAGCCCCACGATGCGCTCCTGGTTGCCCTCTTCGAGCTCGGGCGGCGGCTCGACGCCGAGCACGAGCGGCAAGTTTGCGACCTTGAGGCCCTTCTGCGCGAGCAGCGTCGAGAGCGGCGTCTTCGAGGTGCGGCTCACGCCCACGAGCACGAGGTCGGCCTTCTTGAAATTGCGCGGCTCTTTGCCGTCGTCGCTCTTGACGGTGAACTCGACGGCCTCGATGCGGCGGAAGTACTCGTCCGAGAGCGGGAGCATGCCGCGAGGCGTGTTGATGGGCTGGCGATCGAGGTAGACCTGGAGCTTGCCGATGAGCGACCCGATGAGGTCGAGCGCCTCGACGCGCAGCTCGTAGCTCTGCGCGTGGATGAACTCGCGGAGCTCGGGGCTGACCACCGTGAACACCACGAGCGCGCCCTCTTGGGCCGCCCGCTCTAGGATCGGTCGCGCCGCCTCTTGGGTGCGGATGCGCGTGTG
The sequence above is a segment of the Myxococcales bacterium genome. Coding sequences within it:
- a CDS encoding Uma2 family endonuclease, producing MTTKGFKVDADDPRAPPADVWEAMTEAERAKVIASLPSEIPRAHPPEGDRHFLPKIKAREALGEYFRRIGRGVYLGSELPVYYPGERVFAPDLIAVLDVDPHPRERWAVSQEKRGVDLALEITLHGDPKKDLERNVVLFARLGIPEYFVLDARTSRLIGYRLAPGDSTYTPIVPQGGRWTSKVLGLDLSLEAGRVRFFHGSAALPEASELIVRLEGMMDDLTTRVETTDRAREEADRAREEADRAREEADRAREEADRAREEADRAREEAEARAERLAKRLRELGVDPDDT
- a CDS encoding kinase/pyrophosphorylase is translated as MDTKRIDVLSDSTGETAEKVVRAAMLQFPHSGAQIRIHTRIRTQEAARPILERAAQEGALVVFTVVSPELREFIHAQSYELRVEALDLIGSLIGKLQVYLDRQPINTPRGMLPLSDEYFRRIEAVEFTVKSDDGKEPRNFKKADLVLVGVSRTSKTPLSTLLAQKGLKVANLPLVLGVEPPPELEEGNQERIVGLTIGLEPLVEIRKARLKQLGMSVDASYGLKEQVKEELDYAHKIFAKHPQWPVVDVTGRAIEETAVIILEALNDPNRPRATT